From the genome of Leptospira brenneri:
CCCATTGGAAACTTAAATGAAGATACTTCTGTATTTCCTTTCCCCTTTGAGTTTGTTGTACCGCTTTTTGTTTTGGTGGCAACAGCGAAGGATATCATCGTTTCGTCTTCCTGATGTTTTAGTCATTAGCGTTGGAAATCTCACAGTAGGGGGAACTGGCAAAACTCCATTTGTTCAGTATCTTGTTAGGTTTTTTCAGAAAGTTTATCCTAGTTATGCAATCACAATCTTATCTCGTGGTTATAAGGCAGAAAAAAGTAGGGAAGGTGCAATCTTACCGGATGGTTTGGATCCAAAATCATTTGGTGATGAACCAAGCCAACACAAAGAAATGTTCTCTGACATACAGGTAATGATTGGTCGGGATAGAAAAAAATCTTTTCTTTTATACAATCAGATTCGATCCAAAAAACATATTGTGATTTTAGATGATGGGTTCCAACACAAAGCCCTATATCGTGACTTTGATTTTGTTTTATTGGATACAAATTCACCGTTTGGAAATGGGTTTACGATCCCATTGGGTTTTTTAAGAGAACCAGTGAGTCATATCAAAAGAGCAAGTGCGATTGTATTTACAAAGTTAACTCCTAGAAATAGGGAAAATTTAGTCCGATACAAAAAAACATTGCAGAAATTAGAAGTATCTATTCCCGTTTTTGATTCTGAATTCAAATCTTCTGTGTTGGAAGTTAAATTTGATTCTAACTTAGCCACGAAACCTTTTCAGTCAAAATTAGATTCGAAATACTTTTTAGTGACAGGTGTAGGGAATCCAAAACATGTTTATGAAACTGCAAAATCTAGTTTGTTATCAGAAAACATTCGAACAAAATTTTTCCCTGATCATTTTGAATTTACTGAACCTACCTTGTTATCTCTACTCAATGAAATCCTAGACGATGAGATATTGGTAACCACCGAGAAAGATTGGATTAAAATGAAAACTAATACTGTTTTTTTAAAAGAACTAAAA
Proteins encoded in this window:
- the lpxK gene encoding tetraacyldisaccharide 4'-kinase gives rise to the protein MKILLYFLSPLSLLYRFLFWWQQRRISSFRLPDVLVISVGNLTVGGTGKTPFVQYLVRFFQKVYPSYAITILSRGYKAEKSREGAILPDGLDPKSFGDEPSQHKEMFSDIQVMIGRDRKKSFLLYNQIRSKKHIVILDDGFQHKALYRDFDFVLLDTNSPFGNGFTIPLGFLREPVSHIKRASAIVFTKLTPRNRENLVRYKKTLQKLEVSIPVFDSEFKSSVLEVKFDSNLATKPFQSKLDSKYFLVTGVGNPKHVYETAKSSLLSENIRTKFFPDHFEFTEPTLLSLLNEILDDEILVTTEKDWIKMKTNTVFLKELKEKNVKVLLLVIQVSVHEDHGIKSMLAGLVSTYEVKNGLV